One window of Rhizobium leguminosarum genomic DNA carries:
- the dksA gene encoding RNA polymerase-binding protein DksA, producing the protein MSEKIDLSNYVPSEEEEFMNVNQRAYFRTKLVAWRNDILREARETLDHLAEESANHPDLADRASSETDRAIELRARDRQRKLISKIDAALQRIEDGTYGFCEETGEPIGLKRLDARPIATLSIEAQERHERREKVYRDE; encoded by the coding sequence TTGAGTGAGAAGATCGATCTTAGCAATTACGTTCCCTCGGAAGAGGAAGAGTTCATGAACGTAAACCAGCGTGCCTACTTCAGGACCAAGCTGGTTGCATGGAGAAATGACATCCTTAGAGAAGCGCGAGAGACCCTCGACCATCTGGCCGAGGAAAGCGCAAACCATCCCGACCTCGCCGACCGGGCGTCGTCGGAAACCGATCGGGCGATCGAACTTCGCGCCCGTGACCGGCAGAGAAAGCTGATTTCCAAGATCGACGCGGCACTGCAGCGCATCGAAGACGGCACTTACGGCTTTTGCGAGGAGACCGGCGAACCGATCGGCCTCAAGCGTCTCGACGCCCGCCCGATCGCGACGCTGTCGATCGAGGCGCAGGAGCGCCACGAACGCCGTGAAAAGGTCTATCGCGACGAATAA
- a CDS encoding DUF1062 domain-containing protein: MCKTLRVRWTIIPKTAPQPWIACGGCGGLRAYQSSGKIRLNANGRKLDAWLIYKCPTCERTWNRPILERRNVRDIDPAVLDALQSNDPDWIRAESFNLDALRHKSLRVDEFAEFEIAKEMQHETANWTKLAIELMVPFPTSTRLDRLLASELKLSRSRLQALHDEGMVRTDPARADILRRRIRNGTLVMIDLSMEAERQQSWKPLATGNYAVEQ, encoded by the coding sequence ATGTGCAAGACGCTTCGGGTCCGATGGACCATTATTCCTAAGACAGCGCCCCAGCCTTGGATTGCATGCGGCGGATGCGGAGGCCTGAGGGCCTACCAATCCAGCGGCAAGATCCGGCTCAATGCCAACGGCCGCAAGCTGGACGCCTGGCTGATCTACAAATGCCCGACCTGCGAAAGGACATGGAACCGGCCGATCCTCGAGCGGCGGAATGTCCGCGACATCGATCCTGCCGTCCTTGACGCGCTGCAATCCAACGATCCGGACTGGATCCGCGCCGAAAGCTTCAACCTCGATGCTCTCCGACACAAATCGCTGCGTGTGGATGAGTTTGCCGAATTTGAAATCGCGAAGGAAATGCAGCACGAAACTGCCAATTGGACGAAATTGGCAATCGAACTGATGGTGCCGTTTCCAACAAGCACCCGCCTTGACCGTCTGCTGGCCTCGGAGCTGAAGCTTTCACGTTCGCGGCTGCAGGCTCTTCACGACGAAGGCATGGTCCGGACGGATCCTGCGCGGGCAGACATCCTGCGACGACGAATCAGGAATGGCACCCTTGTCATGATTGACCTCTCCATGGAGGCCGAGCGACAGCAATCGTGGAAACCTCTGGCGACAGGCAATTATGCAGTGGAACAATGA
- the folK gene encoding 2-amino-4-hydroxy-6-hydroxymethyldihydropteridine diphosphokinase: MPEAAWQSATLGLGGNVGDPVKAMAAALQRLDGRDDCRVTAVSRLYRTPPWGKTDQSFFFNACATVETRLEPEALLDVCLSIEREMKRERIERWGPRTLDIDVLTYGDVIQEAPRLELPHPRMTDRGFVLMPLADIAPDIFVKGRAISDWLSDADVVGIEVADNSRDWWRKS, encoded by the coding sequence TTGCCTGAGGCCGCATGGCAATCGGCCACACTCGGTCTCGGCGGCAATGTCGGCGATCCCGTCAAGGCGATGGCCGCCGCACTGCAGAGGCTGGACGGACGAGATGACTGCCGGGTGACGGCGGTCTCCCGACTCTACCGCACGCCGCCCTGGGGCAAGACCGACCAATCCTTCTTCTTCAACGCCTGCGCCACCGTCGAGACCCGGCTGGAACCCGAGGCTTTGCTCGATGTCTGCCTGTCGATCGAGCGGGAAATGAAACGCGAGCGCATCGAGCGCTGGGGTCCGCGCACGCTCGATATCGATGTGCTGACCTATGGCGACGTCATTCAGGAGGCGCCGCGGCTGGAACTGCCGCATCCGCGCATGACCGATCGCGGTTTCGTGCTGATGCCGCTTGCCGATATCGCACCGGACATTTTCGTCAAGGGCAGGGCGATCAGTGATTGGCTGTCGGATGCGGACGTGGTGGGCATCGAAGTCGCCGATAACAGCCGCGACTGGTGGCGCAAAAGCTGA
- a CDS encoding flagellar biosynthetic protein FliO, translating into MLDDVVGAYGSRFLLAAGGVGLALLLLILVLWVIRRRAPSPFVRGGRNRQPRLQVLDAAAVDTRRRLVLVRRDDVEHLIMIGGPSDIVIESRILPGAAEPESANRPQPLEQPPISLARPETAAVSPPRPPVAAPVAAPVAAPVAARIEPAAEPSFSAPVSPEPRPEPPAPPAVAPPVATSPLPANPVTAPLSAERDAPVPAAPPQPRPPERPLAPSVAQPASFHDTASAAEILDAARQRVLPQQRIEPEISAPPVQVMPAAARAAPGTAEADAAAQSAAAMRGDFQQVLEEEMSNNLTAERIVPVPANQAPRQAIPQPQPGNLPRRDPELAPITGADTELQKEVARIFGEMSVNRDK; encoded by the coding sequence ATGTTGGATGATGTTGTCGGAGCTTATGGCAGCCGTTTTCTGCTTGCGGCCGGTGGCGTCGGCCTGGCGCTTCTCCTGCTCATACTGGTGCTCTGGGTGATCCGCAGACGGGCGCCCTCACCCTTCGTGCGCGGCGGCCGCAACCGCCAGCCTCGCCTGCAGGTGCTGGATGCCGCAGCTGTCGATACCCGTCGCCGGCTGGTGCTGGTGCGCCGCGATGACGTCGAGCACCTGATCATGATCGGCGGCCCGAGCGATATCGTCATCGAAAGCCGTATCCTGCCGGGAGCGGCCGAACCGGAAAGCGCCAACCGCCCGCAACCCCTCGAGCAGCCACCAATATCCCTAGCGCGGCCGGAAACGGCGGCGGTCTCTCCGCCCCGCCCGCCGGTCGCGGCCCCAGTTGCGGCCCCAGTTGCAGCCCCTGTCGCAGCCCGCATCGAGCCGGCGGCCGAGCCTTCCTTCTCCGCGCCGGTTTCGCCGGAGCCGCGCCCCGAACCGCCTGCCCCGCCGGCCGTCGCTCCGCCGGTGGCGACGAGCCCTCTTCCGGCAAACCCCGTGACAGCTCCGCTGTCGGCCGAACGCGACGCTCCTGTGCCTGCCGCCCCGCCGCAGCCGCGCCCGCCGGAGCGTCCCCTCGCTCCCTCGGTCGCGCAGCCCGCATCTTTCCACGATACCGCAAGCGCGGCCGAGATTCTCGATGCCGCCCGCCAGCGCGTGCTGCCGCAGCAGCGCATCGAACCCGAGATCTCCGCCCCGCCTGTCCAGGTCATGCCGGCCGCCGCCCGCGCCGCACCCGGTACGGCAGAGGCCGATGCGGCTGCGCAGTCGGCAGCAGCGATGCGCGGTGATTTCCAGCAGGTGCTGGAAGAGGAGATGTCGAACAATCTGACGGCCGAACGCATTGTCCCAGTGCCGGCGAACCAGGCCCCCCGCCAAGCCATACCGCAGCCGCAGCCGGGCAACCTGCCGCGCCGCGATCCCGAGCTTGCTCCGATCACCGGCGCTGATACCGAACTGCAGAAGGAAGTCGCCCGCATCTTCGGCGAGATGAGCGTTAATCGCGACAAATGA
- a CDS encoding SixA phosphatase family protein: MTVPLPPPNRIYLLRHAKAASADPGQRDFDRPLNKKGFGDAEIIADKAADKGYRPDLVISSTALRCRDTAGAVHRAMGVALDVRYVDALYNATVDTYLEIVDAQDEAAVMLVGHNPTMEQTLEALIGHEAMVGALPGGFPTAGLAVVDYDASAAVWRLADFVVV, from the coding sequence ATGACCGTACCGCTACCTCCGCCCAACCGCATCTATCTCCTGCGTCATGCCAAGGCCGCCTCGGCCGACCCCGGGCAGCGCGATTTCGACCGGCCGCTCAACAAAAAGGGCTTTGGCGATGCCGAGATCATCGCCGACAAGGCCGCCGACAAGGGCTACCGTCCCGATCTTGTGATCAGTTCGACGGCGCTGCGCTGCCGCGACACTGCCGGCGCCGTCCACCGGGCAATGGGTGTTGCGCTCGACGTGCGTTATGTCGATGCGCTCTACAACGCCACAGTCGACACCTATCTCGAGATCGTCGATGCGCAGGATGAGGCCGCCGTCATGCTGGTTGGCCACAACCCGACCATGGAGCAGACGCTGGAGGCGCTGATTGGCCATGAGGCGATGGTCGGCGCCCTTCCCGGCGGCTTCCCGACGGCGGGCCTTGCCGTCGTCGATTACGACGCTTCCGCCGCCGTCTGGCGCCTCGCCGATTTCGTGGTCGTCTGA
- the cckA gene encoding cell cycle histidine kinase CckA, with protein sequence MTKPRQADEYNAPLVDRGGRSGTVLRILLLALVLIAAAGGFVVFKRSLDNEVVLGGLGVLAMVGIFFLVSSVIGFIEVMPQRQSDSLARAFLNSHPDGTLITDDKGRIIYANAAYGALTGARKATEVQTLETLLSRHRESNEALYRLVNGLREGKEGREEFRLLRAVGPGSNSSGAHWYRLKARLLQPEESGGKPLQIWQITDITTERDDQERFFKELQNAIDYLDHAPAGFFSAGRKGEIFYLNATLAEWLGLDLTKFVPGSMTIGDVVAGEGLALIQSVQAEPGLKKTVTLDLDLRKTNGQSLPVQIIHSVTSMRDGAPGESRTIVLGREKSEAGSQSASAAAMRFTRFFNNTPMAIASVDGDGRILRTNAPFLKLFSGVVSRDDLEKAPHLETIVQESDRPQLAEALAAAKDRQGDIAPIDTRTPTDEARYFRFYVNAVIDQSDEAPEEAAIVYAVEVTEQKALEAQMAQTQKMNAVGTLAGGIAHDFNNVLTAILLSSDHLLLQARPADASFADLMEIKRNANRAAVLVRQLLAFSRKQTMRPSVLNLTDVVGDLRMLVDRLLSGTNVKLDVQYGRDLWPVKTDLSQFEQVLINLCVNARDAMPEGGTLTLRTRNLTASEVSAFNYSYMPAEDMVLIEVADNGTGIAPEIMDKIFEPFFTTKDVGKGTGLGLAMVYGIVKQSGGYIQPESEVGKGTTFRVFLPRHIPEPVVAGEAGSIGSAVAEIGMRPESTAQQPEDLTGSAVILLVEDEEAVRRGGKRMLETRGYTVHEAGSGVEALSIMEELDGKVDIVVSDVVMPEMDGPTLLRELRKTYPDMKFIFVSGYAEDAFARNLPPEAKFGFLPKPFSLKQLAVVVKETLDS encoded by the coding sequence ATGACGAAACCGCGTCAGGCCGACGAGTATAACGCACCGCTTGTGGATCGTGGGGGGCGTTCTGGCACGGTTTTGCGAATTCTTCTGCTCGCCCTCGTGCTGATCGCAGCCGCCGGCGGCTTTGTCGTCTTCAAGAGATCGCTCGACAACGAGGTCGTGCTTGGCGGTCTCGGCGTGCTCGCCATGGTCGGCATCTTCTTCCTGGTATCCTCGGTGATCGGCTTCATCGAGGTGATGCCGCAGCGCCAGTCTGACAGCCTGGCGCGCGCCTTCCTCAACAGCCATCCCGACGGCACGCTGATTACCGACGACAAAGGCCGAATCATCTATGCCAACGCCGCCTATGGCGCATTGACCGGCGCGCGCAAGGCGACCGAGGTGCAAACGCTGGAAACCCTGCTGTCGCGCCACCGCGAATCGAACGAGGCGCTCTACAGGCTGGTCAACGGCCTGCGCGAGGGCAAGGAAGGCCGGGAGGAATTCCGCCTGCTGCGCGCCGTCGGCCCCGGCAGCAACAGCTCCGGCGCCCATTGGTACCGGCTGAAGGCGCGGCTGCTGCAACCCGAGGAGAGCGGCGGCAAGCCGCTGCAGATCTGGCAGATCACCGACATCACCACCGAGCGCGACGACCAGGAGCGCTTCTTCAAGGAGCTGCAGAACGCGATCGACTATCTCGACCATGCGCCGGCCGGCTTCTTTTCCGCCGGCAGGAAGGGTGAGATCTTCTATCTCAATGCCACACTTGCCGAGTGGCTGGGGCTCGACCTCACCAAATTCGTGCCGGGCTCGATGACGATCGGCGACGTCGTGGCGGGCGAGGGGCTGGCGCTGATCCAGTCGGTGCAGGCCGAACCGGGCCTGAAAAAGACCGTGACGCTCGATCTCGACCTGCGCAAGACCAACGGCCAGAGCCTGCCGGTGCAGATCATCCACAGCGTCACCTCGATGCGCGACGGCGCACCCGGCGAAAGCCGGACGATCGTGCTGGGGCGTGAAAAGAGCGAAGCCGGCAGCCAGTCTGCATCGGCTGCCGCCATGCGCTTCACCCGCTTCTTCAACAACACGCCGATGGCAATCGCCTCGGTCGACGGCGACGGACGGATCCTGCGGACCAACGCACCGTTCCTGAAGCTGTTCTCCGGCGTCGTCTCGCGCGACGATCTCGAAAAGGCGCCACATCTCGAAACCATCGTGCAGGAAAGCGACCGGCCACAGCTGGCCGAGGCGCTGGCGGCGGCCAAGGACCGGCAGGGCGACATCGCGCCGATCGATACCCGGACGCCGACCGACGAGGCGCGCTACTTCCGCTTCTATGTCAATGCCGTCATCGACCAGAGCGACGAGGCGCCCGAGGAGGCGGCGATCGTCTATGCCGTCGAGGTGACCGAGCAGAAGGCGCTGGAAGCGCAGATGGCGCAGACGCAGAAGATGAATGCTGTCGGCACGCTCGCCGGCGGCATCGCGCATGATTTCAACAATGTGCTGACGGCGATCCTGCTTTCCTCCGACCATCTGCTGCTGCAGGCGCGGCCGGCCGATGCCAGCTTTGCCGACCTGATGGAAATCAAGCGCAACGCCAACCGCGCCGCGGTGCTGGTGCGTCAGCTGCTCGCCTTTTCGCGCAAGCAGACGATGCGGCCCTCGGTGCTGAACCTTACCGATGTCGTCGGCGACCTGCGCATGCTGGTCGACCGGCTGCTCTCCGGCACCAACGTCAAGCTGGACGTGCAGTATGGCCGCGACCTCTGGCCTGTCAAAACAGACCTTTCGCAATTCGAGCAGGTGCTGATCAATCTCTGCGTCAATGCGCGCGATGCGATGCCCGAGGGTGGCACGCTGACGCTGCGCACCCGAAACCTGACTGCTTCAGAGGTCTCAGCCTTCAACTATTCCTACATGCCGGCCGAGGACATGGTGCTGATCGAAGTTGCCGATAACGGCACCGGGATCGCGCCCGAAATCATGGACAAAATCTTCGAGCCCTTCTTCACCACCAAGGATGTCGGCAAGGGCACGGGACTTGGCCTTGCCATGGTCTACGGCATCGTCAAGCAATCGGGCGGTTACATCCAGCCGGAATCCGAAGTCGGCAAGGGCACGACCTTCCGGGTCTTCTTGCCGCGCCACATCCCGGAACCGGTGGTTGCCGGCGAAGCAGGCTCGATCGGCAGCGCCGTCGCCGAGATCGGTATGCGGCCGGAGTCAACGGCGCAGCAGCCGGAGGACCTGACGGGATCGGCGGTCATCCTTCTCGTCGAGGACGAGGAGGCGGTGCGCCGCGGCGGCAAACGTATGCTGGAAACGCGCGGTTATACCGTGCACGAGGCGGGCTCAGGCGTCGAGGCGCTCAGCATCATGGAAGAGCTCGACGGCAAGGTCGACATCGTCGTATCCGACGTGGTGATGCCTGAAATGGACGGCCCGACGCTGCTGCGCGAGCTGCGCAAAACCTATCCCGACATGAAATTCATCTTCGTCTCGGGTTATGCCGAAGATGCCTTTGCCCGCAACCTGCCGCCGGAGGCGAAGTTCGGGTTCTTGCCGAAGCCTTTCTCGCTGAAGCAGCTTGCGGTGGTGGTGAAGGAGACGTTGGACAGTTAG
- a CDS encoding pseudouridine-5'-phosphate glycosidase, with amino-acid sequence MTKPISPLLPIAYSKEVASAKQRGAPLVALESTIITHGMPYPGNIEMARSVEAIIREQGAVPATIAVIHGTLHIGLEAGELEQLAKATEVMKVSRADLAFAIAERRTGATTVAATMIAAALAGIRVFATGGIGGVHRGAEESFDISADLEELARTGVIVVCAGAKAILDIPKTLEVLETRGVPVVTYESEEFPAFWSRSSGIRSPLSLNSPAAIANFQTVREQLGIDGGMLIANPVPEADEIAREEMEIYIERALDSAERDEITGKAVTPYLLSTIFDLTDGQSLKTNIALVENNARLAAEIAVALGE; translated from the coding sequence ATGACCAAGCCCATCTCGCCTCTTCTGCCGATCGCCTATTCGAAAGAGGTCGCCAGCGCCAAGCAGCGCGGAGCGCCGCTGGTGGCGCTGGAATCGACGATCATCACCCACGGCATGCCCTATCCCGGCAATATCGAGATGGCCCGCAGCGTCGAGGCGATCATTCGCGAACAGGGTGCCGTGCCGGCAACGATCGCCGTCATTCACGGCACGCTGCATATCGGCCTTGAAGCCGGCGAACTGGAGCAGCTCGCCAAGGCGACCGAAGTGATGAAGGTGTCGCGCGCCGATCTCGCCTTCGCGATCGCCGAGCGCCGCACCGGCGCTACCACGGTCGCCGCAACGATGATTGCGGCCGCCCTCGCCGGCATCCGGGTTTTTGCCACAGGCGGCATCGGTGGCGTGCACCGCGGCGCCGAGGAAAGCTTTGATATCTCCGCCGATCTGGAGGAACTGGCGCGCACCGGCGTTATCGTCGTCTGCGCCGGCGCCAAGGCGATCCTCGACATTCCAAAGACCTTGGAAGTGCTGGAAACCCGCGGCGTTCCCGTCGTCACCTACGAGAGCGAAGAATTCCCCGCCTTCTGGTCACGCTCCTCGGGCATCCGCAGCCCGCTGTCACTAAACAGCCCGGCCGCCATTGCCAATTTCCAGACGGTGCGCGAACAGCTCGGCATCGACGGCGGCATGCTCATCGCCAACCCGGTGCCCGAGGCTGACGAAATCGCCCGCGAGGAGATGGAAATCTATATCGAGCGGGCGCTTGATAGCGCCGAGCGCGACGAAATCACCGGCAAGGCGGTGACGCCCTATCTGCTCTCAACCATCTTCGACCTGACGGATGGCCAGAGCCTGAAGACGAATATCGCGCTGGTGGAGAACAATGCGCGGCTGGCGGCTGAGATTGCCGTGGCGCTCGGGGAATAG
- a CDS encoding YcjF family protein, translating into MSKPPSEPPRRPPAVFTYEDEAPERHDNRRQGEQRRRPESFSENIVVTTDEDDPFLNPDKDLSAVPVATPLRRRTSFGKIAAGAFGILLSLGLGLWTDSLIRDLFTRADWLGYAALAVLAVGILAVFALVIRETSGMMRLAAVQAIKAEAEAAMVETRPAKARAVVARLTTLLSANPETSKGRATLKATEGEVIDPPHLIALAERELLAPLDRRARALIVNASKRVSIVTAVSPRAVVDLLYVLYEAVRLIRAMAELYGGRPGTLGMFRLLRDVLAHLAVTGSIAVGDSLVQQVLGHGLASKLSARLGEGVINGLMTARIGIAAMDLCRPLAFHALKRPGIGDFIGDLTPSMSPRGNTP; encoded by the coding sequence ATGAGCAAGCCCCCCTCCGAGCCGCCACGCCGCCCACCCGCCGTCTTCACCTACGAGGACGAGGCCCCCGAGCGCCATGACAACCGCCGCCAAGGAGAGCAACGGCGCAGGCCGGAAAGCTTCTCCGAAAACATCGTCGTGACGACTGATGAAGACGATCCCTTCCTTAATCCCGACAAGGATCTGAGCGCAGTGCCCGTGGCAACGCCGCTGAGACGTCGGACCTCTTTCGGCAAGATCGCCGCCGGCGCCTTCGGCATTCTGCTGTCGCTTGGCCTCGGCCTCTGGACCGACAGCCTGATCCGCGACCTCTTCACCCGCGCCGACTGGTTGGGATATGCAGCCCTTGCCGTGCTCGCGGTCGGTATTCTCGCCGTGTTTGCCCTCGTCATCCGCGAGACGTCAGGCATGATGCGCCTTGCCGCCGTCCAGGCGATCAAGGCCGAAGCGGAGGCCGCGATGGTCGAAACCCGGCCGGCAAAGGCGCGCGCCGTCGTCGCCCGTCTCACCACGCTGCTTTCCGCCAATCCCGAGACATCGAAGGGCCGCGCAACGCTGAAGGCGACCGAGGGCGAGGTCATCGATCCCCCGCATCTGATTGCGCTGGCAGAACGGGAATTGCTCGCCCCCCTCGACCGCAGGGCCCGCGCCCTGATCGTCAACGCCTCGAAGCGCGTCTCGATCGTCACCGCTGTCAGTCCGCGCGCCGTGGTCGACCTGCTCTATGTGCTCTATGAGGCCGTGCGGCTGATCCGCGCCATGGCCGAGCTTTACGGCGGCCGCCCCGGCACGCTCGGCATGTTCCGTCTGCTGCGTGACGTGCTGGCGCATCTGGCGGTCACCGGCTCGATCGCCGTCGGCGACAGCCTGGTCCAGCAGGTGCTCGGCCATGGGCTGGCCTCGAAGCTCTCGGCCCGACTCGGCGAAGGCGTCATCAACGGCCTGATGACCGCCCGCATCGGAATCGCGGCGATGGATCTCTGCCGCCCGCTCGCCTTCCACGCCCTGAAACGTCCGGGAATCGGTGATTTCATCGGCGATCTCACCCCCTCCATGTCGCCGCGCGGCAACACTCCTTGA
- a CDS encoding AAA family ATPase has product MRDFPMPTLYLTCGLPGSGKTSLAKIIEHEASALRLTGDDWMHQLYPGISTPEAEAGPCRGRVESLQWQIALRAIRLQCNVVVDWGVWSRAERDTCREEARAAGARVVLCFLDVPFDELWDRVSWRNAELPVGTFDISRADLLRWSTLFEPPTAEELALYDRQTHPAITALT; this is encoded by the coding sequence ATCAGAGATTTTCCAATGCCCACGCTCTACCTCACTTGCGGTCTTCCCGGTTCAGGGAAGACGTCGCTCGCCAAGATAATCGAACATGAAGCATCTGCCCTCCGTCTGACCGGAGACGACTGGATGCACCAGCTTTACCCCGGCATCTCTACTCCAGAAGCCGAAGCTGGTCCGTGCCGAGGTCGAGTCGAGAGCCTACAATGGCAGATCGCTCTGCGTGCCATCAGGCTTCAGTGTAACGTTGTCGTGGATTGGGGAGTGTGGTCACGGGCAGAACGCGACACCTGCCGGGAGGAAGCTCGCGCAGCTGGTGCCCGCGTCGTCCTCTGCTTCCTCGACGTTCCCTTTGATGAGCTTTGGGACCGGGTCTCTTGGCGAAACGCCGAGCTCCCAGTCGGCACGTTCGACATCTCGCGGGCGGACCTGCTTAGGTGGTCGACGCTATTCGAGCCGCCAACCGCCGAGGAGTTGGCGCTTTACGATCGGCAAACCCATCCAGCCATCACCGCCCTTACATGA
- the folB gene encoding dihydroneopterin aldolase yields the protein MTTYTITLQNCAFFARHGVHDEEEFLGQRFFVDAELDVVAGEALESDSINDTVNYGIAFTVIEQIVTGKRRYLIEALALDIAKGLCETFPQVRRAKITVRKPNAPVPGVLDFVQVSVEHFA from the coding sequence ATGACCACCTACACGATCACGCTGCAGAACTGCGCCTTCTTTGCGCGCCATGGCGTGCATGACGAGGAGGAATTCCTCGGCCAGCGCTTTTTCGTCGATGCCGAACTCGATGTCGTTGCCGGCGAGGCGCTGGAAAGCGATTCGATCAACGATACCGTCAATTACGGCATCGCCTTTACGGTGATCGAGCAGATCGTCACCGGCAAGCGGCGTTACCTGATCGAGGCCCTGGCGCTCGATATCGCCAAGGGGCTGTGCGAGACATTCCCGCAGGTCCGGCGGGCGAAGATCACGGTGCGCAAGCCGAACGCGCCGGTGCCCGGCGTGCTCGATTTCGTGCAGGTGAGCGTTGAGCACTTTGCCTGA
- a CDS encoding YcjX family protein, protein MPPRLTSFADDARIALDNLADRASGLVHPTVRLGVTGLSRSGKTVFISSLVHNLLHGGRLPLFEPVQSGRVSAVRLEPQPDDAVPRFQYEDHIRALVKERIWPDSTRAISELRITLDYQSASGWNRLFSPGRLSIDIVDYPGEWLLDLPLLGKDYRMFSEETLALAQTGVRSELSRGWVALTHAADIHAGADEMVARDLATAFADYLKACKADERSLSTLPPGRLLLPGDLDGSPALTFAPLALPPDGRPGRGSLWTMMERRYEAYKSVVVKPFFREHFARLDRQIVLVDALQAMNRGPEAVQDLERALTDVLACFRPGTNSLLSSLLGRRIDRVLVAATKADHLHHESHDRLDALTRRLVDRAIDRIGMAGAGIDVMALASVRATREASVKRDGHELPVIVGTPMEGETIAGERFDGQRKTAIFPGDLPEDPESLFDRIASGETGLQLPDVNVIRFRPPQLEEAGGGIKLSVPHIRLDRAMQFLFGDRLA, encoded by the coding sequence TTGCCGCCACGCCTGACATCCTTTGCCGATGACGCCCGCATCGCCCTCGACAATCTCGCCGATCGGGCGAGCGGCCTCGTCCATCCGACCGTGCGGCTCGGCGTCACCGGCCTGTCCCGCTCCGGCAAGACGGTCTTCATTTCCTCGCTGGTTCACAATCTCCTGCATGGCGGCCGCCTGCCGCTGTTTGAGCCGGTGCAGTCGGGCCGCGTCTCGGCGGTGCGACTGGAGCCGCAGCCCGACGATGCCGTGCCGCGCTTCCAGTACGAGGACCATATCCGCGCGCTGGTGAAGGAGCGGATCTGGCCGGATTCGACCCGCGCCATCTCGGAACTGCGCATCACGCTGGATTATCAGAGCGCCAGCGGCTGGAATCGGCTGTTTTCGCCGGGCCGCCTGTCGATCGACATCGTCGATTACCCCGGCGAATGGCTGCTCGACCTGCCGCTGCTCGGCAAGGATTACCGTATGTTCAGCGAGGAAACGCTGGCGCTGGCGCAAACCGGCGTCCGCTCCGAGCTGTCGCGTGGATGGGTGGCGCTGACGCATGCCGCCGATATCCATGCCGGCGCCGACGAAATGGTCGCCCGCGACCTCGCCACCGCCTTTGCCGATTATCTCAAGGCCTGCAAGGCCGATGAACGCTCGCTCTCCACGCTGCCGCCCGGCCGCCTGCTCCTGCCCGGCGATCTCGACGGGTCGCCGGCGCTGACCTTCGCGCCGCTGGCTCTGCCGCCGGACGGGCGTCCCGGCCGCGGCTCGCTCTGGACGATGATGGAGCGGCGTTACGAGGCCTATAAATCGGTCGTCGTCAAACCCTTCTTCCGCGAGCATTTCGCCCGGCTCGACCGCCAGATCGTGCTGGTCGATGCGCTGCAGGCGATGAACCGCGGCCCCGAAGCCGTGCAGGATCTGGAACGCGCGCTGACCGATGTGCTCGCCTGTTTCCGCCCCGGCACCAATTCGCTGCTCTCCTCGCTGCTCGGGCGCCGCATCGACCGCGTGCTGGTCGCCGCCACCAAGGCCGATCATCTCCACCATGAAAGCCACGACCGGCTCGACGCGCTGACCCGCCGCCTCGTCGATCGCGCCATCGACCGCATCGGCATGGCCGGTGCCGGCATCGACGTCATGGCGCTGGCCTCGGTGCGCGCCACCCGCGAGGCATCGGTCAAGCGTGACGGTCACGAACTGCCTGTCATCGTCGGCACGCCGATGGAAGGGGAAACCATTGCCGGCGAGCGCTTCGACGGCCAGAGAAAGACCGCGATCTTTCCCGGCGACCTGCCGGAGGATCCGGAAAGCCTGTTCGACCGCATCGCCTCGGGCGAGACCGGCCTGCAGCTGCCCGATGTCAATGTCATCAGGTTTCGCCCGCCGCAGCTTGAGGAAGCCGGCGGCGGCATCAAACTGTCGGTGCCGCATATCCGCCTCGACCGCGCCATGCAGTTCCTGTTCGGAGACCGTCTCGCATGA